One genomic segment of Myxococcus guangdongensis includes these proteins:
- a CDS encoding DUF1175 family protein, producing MFALPLILLVSASSPAPLAATRDATALVAHAASREGSASQEVSKEDSAPLVVHAAQAVLAPAPESRDVLLRRQVAQVALAQVRKQDPAWHPDQRDCAGLIRFAVRTAYKRIAPERLETPLWTDARGAPTDFADAETLMRRNMVLLGRDDATRESLRTGDVLAFLHEHDAGPVFHLMLVVRPEDRAHAPARVVYHPGEKGAQVRTGLLHNLADEAPREWRPVPSNNAFVGYFRLKEWMP from the coding sequence ATGTTCGCCCTGCCTCTCATCCTGCTGGTGAGTGCTTCCTCGCCCGCGCCTCTCGCGGCGACGAGGGATGCGACCGCGCTCGTGGCGCACGCCGCATCGCGAGAGGGCTCCGCGTCCCAGGAGGTGTCGAAGGAGGACTCCGCGCCGCTCGTGGTGCACGCCGCGCAGGCGGTGCTGGCCCCGGCTCCCGAGTCGCGCGACGTGCTGCTGCGTCGCCAGGTGGCGCAGGTGGCGCTCGCGCAGGTGCGCAAGCAGGACCCTGCGTGGCATCCGGACCAGCGTGACTGCGCGGGCCTCATCCGCTTCGCCGTGCGCACCGCGTACAAGCGCATCGCCCCCGAGCGGTTGGAGACGCCGCTGTGGACCGACGCGCGCGGCGCGCCCACCGACTTCGCGGACGCGGAGACGCTGATGCGCCGCAACATGGTGCTGCTGGGCCGCGACGACGCCACGCGCGAGTCGCTGCGCACCGGCGACGTGCTCGCGTTCCTGCACGAGCATGACGCCGGCCCCGTCTTCCATCTCATGCTGGTGGTGCGCCCCGAGGACCGGGCCCATGCGCCAGCGCGTGTCGTCTACCACCCGGGGGAGAAGGGCGCCCAGGTGCGCACCGGGCTCCTCCACAATCTCGCCGACGAGGCGCCGCGCGAGTGGCGTCCAGTGCCCTCCAACAACGCCTTCGTCGGCTATTTCCGTCTCAAGGAGTGGATGCCATGA
- a CDS encoding DUF2135 domain-containing protein, with protein MLPVILALLLSQTPPAANPRQQGVPIGKGKTLPTVRLSAPSGGWTVDRMLLIEGTVSDATIDPIVVSLNGDRYLMRTFNGRFSRSFPAASGKNVVTVMATNQAGTARAQATSYAQVPPVPFKVILTSDTDGVYTDLHVYEPTDSSVKDGSLTISSMAHVYWADTASPSGGTFYLNSQGGDFDQPAYGPYLYIHRAPPKGVYLVATNYWPSGDKAHTVATLNLSLFEGTPQEVRRMVRIPLATPGTTRVLAWVNVLGDGQAEVYVPSSDPKPTRAGWPTNLAEALKELQSNGDSGGGEGDY; from the coding sequence ATGCTTCCCGTCATCCTCGCCCTGCTCTTGTCGCAGACGCCGCCCGCAGCCAACCCGCGCCAGCAAGGTGTGCCCATCGGCAAGGGCAAGACGCTGCCCACGGTGCGCCTGAGCGCGCCTTCTGGTGGCTGGACGGTGGACCGCATGCTGCTCATCGAAGGCACGGTGAGCGACGCCACCATCGACCCCATCGTCGTGTCCCTCAACGGCGACCGCTACCTGATGCGCACGTTCAACGGGCGCTTCAGCCGCAGCTTCCCCGCGGCGAGCGGGAAGAACGTCGTCACGGTGATGGCCACGAACCAGGCGGGCACCGCGCGCGCGCAGGCGACCAGCTACGCGCAGGTCCCGCCCGTGCCCTTCAAGGTCATCCTGACCAGCGACACGGATGGCGTGTACACGGACCTGCACGTCTACGAGCCCACGGACTCGAGCGTGAAGGACGGAAGCCTCACCATCTCGTCCATGGCGCACGTGTACTGGGCGGACACGGCGAGCCCGTCGGGCGGCACGTTCTATCTGAACTCGCAGGGGGGTGACTTCGACCAGCCCGCGTACGGCCCGTACCTCTACATCCACCGCGCGCCGCCCAAGGGCGTGTACCTGGTGGCGACGAACTACTGGCCCAGCGGCGACAAGGCGCACACCGTGGCCACGCTGAACCTGTCGCTGTTCGAGGGCACGCCGCAGGAGGTCCGCCGCATGGTGCGCATCCCCCTGGCGACGCCGGGCACCACGCGCGTGCTCGCGTGGGTGAACGTGCTCGGGGACGGACAGGCGGAGGTCTACGTGCCGTCGTCGGACCCCAAGCCCACGCGCGCGGGCTGGCCGACGAACCTGGCCGAGGCGCTCAAGGAGCTCCAGTCGAACGGCGACAGCGGCGGCGGCGAGGGCGACTACTGA
- a CDS encoding VOC family protein produces MIQGLDHIQLAMPVGGEPRARAFYGELLGLKEIPKPPELAKRGGLWFELPDGRGLHLGVEEPFVPAKKAHPAFRVLTLDLLAERVSQAKAPVKWSHEVPDVRRFHSEDPFGNRLEFQEQPSEHKLTEDEVLAVLYALEKEEVTIPTAQRLRAEEAPSGGVPFVCSNGWCFVIFSDDFEWDYIMRVTAPDGRWLEFQDMVGGPGQPKPMPRLADYRPPSQIGLDVWGLLGEREEVGEARRVR; encoded by the coding sequence ATGATTCAAGGGCTTGATCACATCCAGCTCGCCATGCCCGTGGGCGGCGAGCCCCGCGCCCGCGCTTTCTACGGCGAGCTGCTGGGCTTGAAAGAGATTCCCAAACCACCAGAACTCGCGAAACGCGGAGGCCTCTGGTTCGAGCTCCCGGACGGGCGCGGATTGCACCTCGGCGTGGAGGAGCCCTTCGTCCCGGCGAAGAAGGCACACCCGGCCTTCCGAGTGCTCACGCTGGACCTGCTCGCCGAGCGCGTGTCCCAGGCGAAGGCGCCGGTGAAGTGGAGCCACGAGGTGCCGGACGTGCGGCGCTTCCACAGCGAGGACCCGTTCGGCAACCGGCTGGAGTTCCAGGAGCAACCGAGCGAGCACAAGCTCACCGAGGACGAGGTGCTCGCGGTGCTGTACGCGCTGGAGAAGGAGGAGGTCACCATCCCGACCGCGCAACGCCTGCGCGCGGAGGAGGCGCCCAGCGGGGGCGTGCCCTTCGTGTGCTCGAACGGGTGGTGCTTCGTCATCTTCAGCGACGACTTCGAGTGGGACTACATCATGCGCGTCACCGCCCCGGACGGGCGCTGGCTGGAGTTCCAGGACATGGTGGGCGGGCCCGGACAGCCCAAGCCCATGCCCCGGCTCGCGGACTACCGGCCCCCGTCCCAGATTGGGCTCGACGTATGGGGGCTGTTGGGCGAGCGCGAAGAGGTGGGTGAGGCGCGGCGCGTGCGGTAG
- a CDS encoding cupin domain-containing protein, which yields MPTLIPAPLRVTAVGNKPKLIHEFVGKATTRTGDVSVAHMNSPGGWEEPGQRPEFKEITLVLAGVLRVEHKGGVLDVRGGQAVICEPGEWVRYSTPEAEGAEYVAICLPAFSPKTVHRDD from the coding sequence ATGCCGACCCTGATACCCGCCCCGTTGCGCGTGACAGCCGTAGGCAACAAGCCGAAGCTCATCCACGAGTTCGTGGGCAAGGCCACCACCCGCACGGGGGACGTCAGCGTGGCCCACATGAACAGCCCCGGTGGGTGGGAGGAGCCGGGCCAGCGACCCGAGTTCAAGGAAATCACCCTGGTGCTCGCGGGCGTGCTGCGCGTGGAGCACAAGGGCGGCGTGCTCGACGTGCGCGGCGGACAGGCCGTCATCTGCGAGCCCGGCGAGTGGGTGCGCTACAGCACCCCAGAGGCCGAGGGCGCCGAGTACGTCGCCATCTGCCTGCCCGCGTTCTCCCCCAAGACGGTGCACCGCGACGACTGA